The sequence below is a genomic window from candidate division KSB1 bacterium.
TGGGCAGAGGCGGAAACGAAAAGCAACCTGCCCGACAGCGCAATTCTCCCCGCTCCAGATCGACCTCCACGATCTCGCCCGCTTCCATAGCCTCCACAGCGTCCGGGGCTTGAATAACCGGCAAACCGGCATTGATGGCGTTGCGGAAGTAGAGCCGGGAGAAGGACTTTGCTACCACCGCTCCGACACCCGCGTACTTGAGGCAGAAGGCTGCCTGCTCCCGTGAGCTGCCGCACCCAAAGTTGCGACCAGCGACGACGAGATCGCCAGGCTGCACCTGCCCGGCAAACTGAGGATCCAGATCCTCCAGGGCGTGGGAAGCCATCTCCTTTGGGTCTGTCACCGTATAGGTGTACTTGCCCGGGAAGATCACATCGGTGTTCACGTTGTCGCCGTACTTCCACACCCGGCCTCGAATGATCCCCATGGCTTCTCCCTAAAGTTATCTCCTCTAAGCCACCTCATCCTCCTGCTCAGAGGAACTCGCGCGGATCCGTAATGACCCCGCGAATCGCCGAGGCTGCGGCCGTAGCGGGGCTGCAAAGGTAGATCTCTGCTTCGCGGTTTCCCTGCCGGCCCTTGAAATTCCGGTTGGAAGTGCTCAAACTGACTTCGCCCCGGGCGGGGATGCCCTGATGACTGCCCATGCAGGGGCCACAATTCGCATTGAGGATGACCGCTCCAGCCTCCGCCAGGATCTCGAGGTAGCCGGCGCGGAGCGCATCCAAATAGACCTGCTGCGAAGCCGGCACCACCAGCATCCGCACGTCGGGATGAATTTTCTTCCCTCTCAGAATGCGTGCGACAACAGCGAAATCCTCAAGCCGTGCGTTTGTGCAGGACCCGAAGAACACCTGATCGACACGCGTCCCGGCTACTTCTGACACGGGCTTGACGTTGTCGACCGAGTGGGGGCAGGCCACCTGCGGTTCAAGATCGCGCACCTCAAGCTCGTGAACTTGCGCAAACGGGGCATCCGGGTCTGAGCGGACCACTTCGAACTCTCGCCTCGCCCTCGGACGCACGTACGCAAGGGTCACCTCGTCCGGCTCCACGTAACCCGTCTTCGCCCCCATCTCCACGGCCATATTGGCCAGGACAATCCGACCGGCCATGTCCATATTGGCCACCGCCTCGCCTGCGAACTCCACGGCCATGTAGTTGGCCCCTTCCGCGCCGATCTTCCCGATGGCGTACAGCATCAGGTCCTTGGGGTACACACCCATGGGCGGCACGCCGCGAAAGAGGACTCGTATCGTTTCGGGTACCCTTAGCCAAATGCGACCGGTGGCCATAATCACGGCCATTTCCGAGCGACCAATTCCGGTTCCAAACGCCCCGACGGCCCCGTAGGTGGTGCTGTGGCTGTCCGAGCCCACGATAAGGAGACCCGGGAGAGCAAACCCCTCTTCCAGCATGACCTGGTGGCAAACGCCGCGATGGACGTCGAAGAAATTCCGAATCCCGTGCTTTTTCACGAACTCGCGCACTTCACGGTGATTCTCGGCGAACTTCTCGTTGGGAGGAGGAGAAGCGTGGTCGAGGATGATTACGTGGAGTTCCGGATCGTAGAGCCGTTCCACCCCGATCGACGCGAAGGTTTTCGCGATGGCGGCCGTATTGTCGTGGGACATGGCGTAGTCAGGCACGACCTCGACGATCTCGCCGGCCGTCACGGGTCGTCCCGCCTTTCTTCCGAGGATCTTCTCGGCAAACGTCTTGCCCATCAGTCTACTCCCGCTTCGTCCAGCGCCACCAGCTACCCCCCTCGGCTCGTGTCGCTCCCTACGGTCGTGCCGAGCCGAGTAGGTCGAATATATCACCGCCCCCTTACTTTGTCAATCCCTTTCGCCCCTACCCCTCCCGGGCCAATCCCTCGCAAATTGCCCTTGCAGGACAGCGGCGAATGGGTTTAATTGAGCCGAGTGAAGATGACGTTCGTGTCGCAGCCCGCATCTAACGGTGGAGAGTTTCGCTATGGACATTCCGGCTGGACGTCTTCTGGAGCGTTTTCTTCGCTATGTCCGGATCGACACCCAATCCCGGGAAGGAGTTAGCGAGTATCCGAGCACCGAAGGCCAACGGCAATTCCTGGAGCAATTGGCGGCCGAGCTGCGGGAGTTGGGATTGCGTGAGGTCGAACTCGATCCTCATTGCTACCTTACGGCCACTTTGCCAGGGAACGTGGACGTGCCGGTGCCGACCATCGGCCTCATTGCCCACGTGGACACTTCGCCTGAAGTCAGCGGGGCCGGCGTGAAGCCCATCGTTCACGCCAACTACGCGGGCCAGGAGCTCCAGCTTCCAGGGGACCCAACGGTCAAGCTCTCACCCGAAACGGACCCCGAGCTGGCCGAG
It includes:
- a CDS encoding 3-isopropylmalate dehydratase small subunit, which gives rise to MGIIRGRVWKYGDNVNTDVIFPGKYTYTVTDPKEMASHALEDLDPQFAGQVQPGDLVVAGRNFGCGSSREQAAFCLKYAGVGAVVAKSFSRLYFRNAINAGLPVIQAPDAVEAMEAGEIVEVDLERGELRCRAGCFSFPPLPKEVLGIFEAGGLIPYTRKRLGLPPLPPDSGLPIGEGG
- a CDS encoding 3-isopropylmalate dehydratase large subunit, with amino-acid sequence MGKTFAEKILGRKAGRPVTAGEIVEVVPDYAMSHDNTAAIAKTFASIGVERLYDPELHVIILDHASPPPNEKFAENHREVREFVKKHGIRNFFDVHRGVCHQVMLEEGFALPGLLIVGSDSHSTTYGAVGAFGTGIGRSEMAVIMATGRIWLRVPETIRVLFRGVPPMGVYPKDLMLYAIGKIGAEGANYMAVEFAGEAVANMDMAGRIVLANMAVEMGAKTGYVEPDEVTLAYVRPRARREFEVVRSDPDAPFAQVHELEVRDLEPQVACPHSVDNVKPVSEVAGTRVDQVFFGSCTNARLEDFAVVARILRGKKIHPDVRMLVVPASQQVYLDALRAGYLEILAEAGAVILNANCGPCMGSHQGIPARGEVSLSTSNRNFKGRQGNREAEIYLCSPATAAASAIRGVITDPREFL